From the genome of Aliarcobacter lanthieri:
TATAAGCCCAGGCTTTATCTTTTGATAAATGAGAAACTATTATAGGAGTATTTATTTTTAAAAGAGAATTTTGATTGTAATCAAATGGAAAACCTTCTCCTGGAAGTTGTGGATTATAAAACATTGGAGAATTTGTAGGTATAACTCTTACATTTGTATTCTTTAAAGTTATAGCTTTTTTTACTTCTTGATTGTATTGTTCAAAATTTGTATTTTCTATATGTTTGTCAAACCATTCTTTTGTTGCTAGATTATGGTTTTCTAAATATACTTTTTTATTTTTATAAGATAATCCCCACATAGCTTCATTTTTTGGATATGATAGCTTTGTTTGTTTCCAAGGCTTAAAGAATTTTGTAAAAAATTCATTAGTGTTTAGTTCTTGATTAAAAGTATTATCATCTACAAGATTTGATAATTGTAATATTTCATCTTGTTTTGCTTCTATGATTGTTGGCTGGATTACTTCTTTTGTATTACAAGCAATAAATAAAAAAGATACTGCTAAAATTATAATAATATTTTTAAAATAATTAGTCATAATACTCCCTTTTTATTTGATTGTAACATTTTATTATTGAATTTCTGGAAGTAGTAAATTATTTGAAATGAGAGGTTTGTTTTATGTATAAATTTTCAATAAAAAAAGAGTTATTTGAAGATATTATGTTAAAAAAAGTAAATATATTAGAAAAAAAAGCAACAAATTACTGGAAAAAAGAGATTTTAGTTCCAAAAATTATTGATGAGTCAATTCTTTTTGAAATAAAAAATAATGAAAAATTGATTTTAGTAAATGGTTTGGGTGAAGATAAACCAAAGATTATAATTGAATGTTTAAAAACTGAATATATAAAAGATAGAGCAATTTTTAGATTTTATTTAGGAAAAATTTTAGAACAAAAAAATATTAATGATTTTCAAGATGAAAAAGATATCTTAATAAAAGAGTTACTAAATGAAAAAGATGAATTAATGAAAATATTAGAAAATTTGAAAAAGAGTATAAAGTAGCAAAAAATTGCTACTTTATTATTTTATAATTAAATCTGCAAGTTCTTTCATAGTCGCTTCATCCATTCCTTTTACTTGAGGGATCATTAAAGCTTTTTGTGCTCCTCCATAAGTTCCATCTTGATAACCTTTAAGTGATGCTACAAACTCTTCTTTAGTCATGTCTTTAATGATTTTAGATTTTCCTAAAGCAACTTTTTCTCCATTTGCACCATGACAAACTACACAATTTGCATAAGGATTTGCAAAAGTAAAACAGGCTGTTAGAATTGTTGTTGCTAAAACTATTTTTTTCATAATTTTCCCTTTTTGTTGAAGTGCTCTTATTCTATTATAAGTTTTATTAATTTAAATTGACTTCAATCAAAATTTTATTTTAAAATATTTATACTTGATTGTATTGTTTCAATAGATTTATTTAGTTCTTCTTTTTCTTTTTTATTTAAATCTAATTCTATTATTTTTTCAATACCTTCTTTACCTAAAATAACTGGTGTTCCAAGTGGAATATCGTTATAACCATATTCCCCTTCAAGTTTTACACTACAAGAAAAAATATTTTTTTCATCATTTAATATAGATTTACACATTAAATATGTACTAAATGCTGGTGCAAAATATGCTGAACCAGTTTTTAAAAGTTCTACTATTTTTGCTCCACCATTTTTAGTATTTTCTAAAATCTCTTGAATATCCTCTTTATTTAAAATATCTATTACTCTTTTATCATCAATTCTTGCTTGAGATATTAACGGAACCATACTATTTGAATGAGAGCCAATAACTATTGCATCTATTTTTTTATAATAAAAATTTATTTTTTTAGATATGTAATATTTAAATCTTGCACTATCTAATACTCCTGCCATACCAAAAACTTTATTTCTAGAAAGATTTGATTTTTTTAAAGCACTATAAACCATAGCATCTAAAGGGTTTGAAACTATTATAAAAATTGCATTTGGATTTAAAGGTAAGATATCATCTAAAATAGAATTCATAATTTTTGCATTTGTAAAAAGTAAATCTTCTCTGCTCATATTTGGTTTTCTAGCAATTCCAGCTGTTATTACTATTATATTACAATTTTTAAACTCTTTATTGTTACAAGCTTTTACAATAGTTTTATTATTTGAAGAAAGGCTTGCTTGAGTAATATCTAAAGCCATTGCTTCTGTAAATTCTTCTCTTATGTCTTTTAATAAAACTTCATCACAAAGGTTATTTGTAGCAATATTGAAAGCTAAATTTGAACCAACATTTCCAACACCGACAATTCCAATAACTTTTTTATTCAAAATATATTACCTTTAAAATTTTTAAAGATTATAGCAGTTTATAGATTTAGATAGGTTTTTAAAGAAGAAAATATGAGAAGTTTTACTTCTCATATTTATGTAAATTATCCAATAATTTTATTTAAAGTTGTAGATGGTCTCATTATATTTGATGTTTTAATATCATCAAACATATAATATCCACCAGTATCAACAGCTTTCCCTTGGCATTCTGTTAACTCTTTTAAAATTTGTGCTTCATTTTCATTCATAGCTTTTGCAATTGGAGTAAATTCAGCTTTAAGCTCTGCATCATCATTTTGTTTTGCTAATTCATCTGCCCAATACATAGCTAAATAGAAGTGGCTTCCTCTATTATCAATACTTCCAACTTTTCTTGCTGGAGATTTGTCATTTAATAAGAAAGATTCAGTAGCTTTATCTAAAGTTTTAGCTAAAACAGCTGCTTTTTTATTATTTTGAGTATTTGCTAAATGGTCGAATGAAGCAGCAAGTGCCATAAATTCACCTAAACTATCCCATCTTAAGTAGTTCTCTTCTTGTAATTGTTGTACGTGTTTAGGAGCAGATCCACCAGCACCAGTTTCAAATAATCCACCACCATTCATTAATGGAACAATAGAAAGCATTTTTGCAGATGTTCCAAGCTCTAAAATTGGGAATAAGTCAGTATTATAATCTCTAAATACATTTCCAGTTACAGAAATTGTATCAAGACCTTTTCTCATTCTATCTAGTGAGTATTGAATAGCATCATCTGGAGCTTTAATAGATATTTCAAGACCACTTAAATCATAATCTTTTAAATATTTCTCAACTTTAGCTATCATTTGTGCATCATGACCTCTAGCTTTGTCTAACCAGAATACTGCTGGAGTATTTGATAATCTTGCTCTATTAACTGCAAGTTTTACCCAATCTTTAATTGGTTCATCTTTAGTTTGGCACATTCTGAAAATATCACCATTATCTACATCAAAACTAAATACAGTTTCTCCAGCATTATTTGTAACTACTATTTTACCATCAGCTTTTGCTTGGAAAGTTTTATCATGGCTTCCATACTCTTCAGCTTTTTTAGCCATTAAACCAACATTCGGAACAGAACCCATAGTTCTTGGATCTAAAGCACCATTTTTCTTACAATCTTCAATAACAACTTGGTATGTTGTAGCATAACATCTATCTGGAATCATAGCTAAAGTATCTTCTTCTTTATCCTCTTTATTCCACATTTTCCCCCCACCTTTAATCATAGCAGGCATAGAAGCATCGATAATAACATCAGAAGGAACATGTAAGTTTGTGATACCTTTTGCAGAGTTTACCATAGCTAATTTTGGTTGTTTTGAGTAAACAGCATCAATATCAGCTAAAATTTCAGCTCTTAAAGCTTCATCAACTTGGTCTAATTTAGAGTATAAATCACCTAAACCATTATTGAAATTAACTCCGATTTTATTAAAAGTCGCCCCATGTTTTGCAATTAAATCTTTGAAATATACTTTTACAGCAAATCCAAACATAATTGGGTCAGAAACTTTCATCATCGTAGCTTTTAGGTGTAGTGAAAGTAGAATATCTCTTTTTTTAGCTTCATCAATTCCTTTTTGATAAAATTCTTGTAAAGCTTTTGCAGACATTTTAGTTGCATCAATAACTTCACCATTTTCTAAAGGTAAAGATGCTTTTAAAACTGTTTCTTGTCCATCTTTTCCTATAAATGAAATTTTAAAGTTATCTTCTTTATTTAAAGTTGTAGAAACTTCTGTACCAAAAAAGTCATTTTCATTCATGTGAATAACATCAGTTTTAGAATCTTTTTTCCATTCTCCCATTTTATGTGGGTTGTTTTTAGCATAATTTTTAACAGCACCAGGAGCTCTTCTATCAGAGTTTCCTTCTCTTAATACAGGGTTAACTGCACTTCCTAGAATTTTTGCATATCTTGCACTTACCTCTTCACTAGAATCATAATTTGGAACATTATAACCTTTTGATTGTAATTCAGAAATTGCTGCTTTTAATTGTGGAATAGAAGCAGAAATATTTGGTAATTTAATAATATTCGCATTTGGATCTTGTGTCATATCTCCAAGTTCTGATAATGCATCACCAATTCTTTGTTCAGGTTTTAAATTCTCAGGGAAAGCTGCAATAATTCTTCCTGCTAAAGATATGTCTTTTTGTACCATTTCTATACCAGAGCTTTTTGTAAAAGCCTGAATTATAGGTAAAAAAGAGTATGTTGCTAAAGCTGGAGCTTCATCAACTTTTGTGTAAATAATTTGTGCCATGTCTCATCCTAAATTGTAAATTTTGATATGGCTGATTTTAACTATATTTATATTTGAAAGTATTGAATTTGCTTATATTTATTGGAGTGAATATTTGATTGTTTCAAATATTCACATCTAATTTACACTATTAAATAAATCTTTTATTGAAGGTGCTTTTTGATTTGTTATATCATTTTTCATAATATCTATTGCTTCATTATCTATATCATTAGGAGTTTCATTAACTTTTGTGTAAGTTTTTGATACACCAATATTTGCTTGAATATTAATTTGATGTTCTTCAAAAGTTTTTGCAAATTTATGAAGACCTGTTTTATTATCTCTTACAAAATATAAATAGTTGCTTTTTACAGGGAAAATAGCAGCTTTTATTGAGTCAAGGCTAACTGCACAAATAGGATTTTTAGGTAAACCTTTATTCTTGTAAGTATTATATGAACTATCATCATTTCTTATTCTATCTGCTGTTACAACACTATTTGAATATTTACCATAATTTAGTGTTCCATCCATTTGTAAATGCATTCCTTTTTTTAATCTATTGTGAATTACGCTAGCAACTATTGGCATTTCATTTCTTGTTGCAGCTTCTTTTTGTATAACTGAAGCTAAAGTTATATAATTAAACCATTTGTTTTTATCATAAATACCAAATATTTTTTTAGAAAACTCTTCATATTTTCTATTTGTTTGTGAGAATAAATAAAAGATTAAATACTCTTCACTCATTCCAACTGGTAATGAATATGTATCAGCAAGAATATTTCCATCTAGTTTATAAGCATGCTCATTATAAATTTTTGTTAGTTTTTCTTCATCTAAATTAAATTCATCTGCTAATTTTTTTAAGAAAAAATATGAAGTTTCACCTGGAATTAAAGTAACAGTTTTTAAAGCAGCTTTTGAAGTAAGAAGTTTTATTAAAAAATCTATTTTTGTTAATCTAGTTTGTTCAATATCTATCCAGCCACTTTGTATATATCCACTAGCTTTTAAAATAACTTCATCAATTATATTCATTTCGTAACCATTTTTATTTAAGTGTGATATAATATTACTTGTACTGCCTTTTGGTATATATAAAATCTTTTTAGATACAACAGGTAAAGTAAGATAATAAAGTACCATAATACAAGCAATAAGGAATAAATAAATAGTGTTAAAAAACATTAAAATCTTAATATTATTATCATCTTTTCTTTTAATGTTTTTATTGTATTCCATATTATTATTTGGTGTCAAAATAAGCTCTTTTCATATTTTTAATTTTAAAGTTTCGCAATTTTATATAAAATTGGATAAAAAACTGATTGTTACTGTTGAAGACATTGAATATAAATCAAAAAAGAGTAAAGTAAAATCATCTTTAGAAGATATAAAAAACAATATTGAAATGCTTCCAAAAATATTAAAATATTTTCAAATTATAGATATAAGTAATTTAGATATTGATGGAAATAAATTTAAAATTTTATTTGACAATGATAATTTTATAATAGACAATAAACTTATAACTTTAAATTCAAAGATTGATGTTTCATCAAAGCAAGTTACTTTTGATATCTCTTCGTTATATTTAAAAGATTATGAAGTATTGTTAAAAGGTAAAGCTGTAATTAATTATTTTGATGAAGAGCTAAAATATTTTGGTGATATTTTTTATAAAAATATTTCTACAAAAACTAATATTGATATTACAAAATCAAAACTTTCTTTTTTTACAAGAAGTGATTATTTTGAAAATTTACATTTTTTAAAGCCTTTTTTAAATTTAGATAATATTGCAAATGAGTGGATGTATGATAATGTAGTAGGTGAGTTTAAAATTGATTGGTTATATGGAGAATTTGATTTGGAAAGCCAAGAGTTGATTTTAAAATCTATTCAAGGTGATGCTCATATCAAAAATGCAAAAATAAAATTTGAACAAAATTTAGAAGAGATTATTACTAGTAATATTAAAGTAAATTATAAAAATGATATTTTAAATTTTGATTTAATTTCACCAAAATATAAAAATAAAAAATTAGATAATAGTTTTGTACAAATAAAAAATTTAACTAATGAAGAAGAAGGTAAAGTTTTAGTAAATATAGAAACAAAAACAACCTTAGATAAAGATATTTTAGACATTTTAAAAGCTTATGATATTTCTTTACCAGTTTTACAAAAAAATGGTGAAACAAAGGCAAAACTATTTTTAGATATTCCTTATTCTGAAAATTTGTCTATGACTACAAATGGTGAATTTGTTGTAGAAAAGTCAGATATATTTATTGAAGGCTTTCATTTTAAAACAAATAGTGCAAATGTTTATTTGGATAATAGTCAACTCTATATAGATGAAGCTAGTTTTTTATATGAAGATATGATTAATGCGAATGTAAATATAAATTTAAATTTAGATACTTTAAAAGCCAATGGAATTGTAGATATAAATAAAATCTTTATAAAAAACAATAAAGATGAACAAATCTTAAATATTAAAGATAAGACAAGTGAAATTACTATGGATTTTAGTAAAAAAATAGATATATTTTTAGTAGATTTAAAGACAAATATAAATTATGATAAGTTTATAAAAATAGATTTTATTGATATATCAAAGATTTATAAATATTCAGATATTTTAAAAAATAATTCTATAAAAAATGGTAATTTATCTATAAAAATAGAAGATAACAATAAAATTAGTTTAGATGGTACAATTAGCGGATTTGATCTACCAATTAAAAAATATAATCAAAATATAAATGCTTTAGATATTATAGGAAATATTGAGAATAATAAGGTTTATATTACTTCTAAAGATGATTCTATAAAGCTTAAGATAGAAGATGAAATTTCTTTATATTTAGATGGATATGATATATTTTATGATACAAATAATGATCAAAATGTAGATATCTCTCAAAGTTTACATATTTACTTAAAAGATACAAATTTAAATATCAATAATGATATTTATAAGATTAAAGATGCAAACATTGACATACAAAAGAATTTAATAAATTTTGAAGCAGTAATGAAAGAATTAACTCTTCCAATAAAAAAAGATGATAAAGAAGTAGAAAATCTTACAATAATTGGAAAATATCAAAATGGAATAGTTGATTTGTATGCTGATAATATGAATCTGTTTTTGACAATTAAAGATAAAAAATATAGTTTAAAACTTGATGGTTATGATATCTATTTTGATACAAAAGATAGTGAAGAATTTAGTACTATTGAAAAAATGAATATTATTGGAGTAAACTCTAAAATAGTTATAAATAATGAAAATAAAATTTTAGCTGATTTTTATGAAATAGATTTAGATAAATATAGAAAATTCTTCTATTTAGAATATGAAGATAGCAAAATGAGTTTTACTCAAAATAAAGATAAATATATAGATATTTATATTGCTAAAGCAAATGAAAAGTTTATAAATTCATTATTTAATAAAGATATTATGAGTGGAGGAAAACTAGATTTTTATGCAAATGGAATAATAGATAATTTAAAAGGGAAAATGTTAATAAGAGAGAGTAATATAAAAAATTTATCAATTTTAAGTAATATTATGTTTTTCTTAGAAAGTTCTCCTGCTCTTATTAATCCATTTTTAGCAATACCTTCTGTTTTTGGTTTAAATCAATTAGGTATTTATCAAGTAAAAGATGGTGTTGTTGAATTTGAATATAACCATGCAGCAAAAATACTTGATATTAAAAATTTACATACATCTGGAAATGGTATAGATTTTGAAGGTGAAGGAGTTGTAAATTTATCTACAAATCAGATTAATTCAAAATTAAAACTTATATTTATGAAAGGTTATAGTTCAATTGTTGAATATATACCACTTTTAAATTATATTTTATTAGGAAATGATAATAGAGTTGAAACACAAATAAATATTAGTGGAGATTTGAATAGTCCTACAATAAATACTAATTTGTTAAAAGATGGTTTTAATGCTCCAGTAAATATTTTTAAAAGAATATTTACAAGCCCATCAAATTTAATTAATAACTTTAATAATAAAAAAGAGTAAGTATTAAAACTTACTCATTTCTTAATACATCAATAACATCTATTTTTGTAGCACGGCTAGCTGGATAAAAAGATGATAAAAGTACTATCACAACAGCACCAATAACAATAGATATAAAATCACTCATTGCTAAATCAAGTGGTAATTTTGCACTTCCGTAAACATCTGCAGGCAAAGATACAATATCAAAAGTATCAAGTAAAAAATAACCAATAAATCCTAATATAATACCCGTAATAATTCCACTAAATCCAATGATAGTACCAACTCTTAAGAATATTGATTTAATCTCTTTTGTTGTTGCTCCCATAGATAAAAGTAGGGCTATTTCTTTTCTTCTACTCATAACTGTCATAAGTAAAGATGATATTATATTTAAAGATGCAACTAATATAATAAGCATTAAAACTATGAAAAGAGCTGTTTTTTCCATTTTCATAGCTGCAAAAAAGTTTCCATTTTGTTGCCACCAACCTACAACACCAACATTTTTATCTTGTAAAAAAATTCTTAGTTTTTCTATATCACTAAAAGCATTATTTGAATGAATATGTATTCCATCATAAATATTTGCATCTTTTTGAAGTAGAGTTTGTAAAGCTTCTAATGAAGTATACATATAAGCTTTATCATAAGCACTAAGTCCAGAAGAGAAAGAGGTAAGATAGTTAAATCTTTTCATTTTTGGCATTAAAGAAAAACCAGCTGGATTTAATTCTGTAAAGTATAAAGTTACTTTACTATCATTTGATAAGAGTAGTTTATCACTTATTCCCATTCCAGTTATCAAGTCAAATTTATTTAATTCAAAATCATTTAATGCTTCTTTAAAAATAGGATTAATGGCTGCTTCATTTTGTGCATTTACACCAAAAATCATACCACCACTCATATTATTTCCATTTTGAATAATTGCTTGAGTAGATATAAATGCAGAAAATTTTAAATCTTTAAATTCATTTTGTAATTCAGTTAAAAGATCTTCATTTACACTATTTGCTGTTTTTGCATAGATTGTTAGTGGATAGTTCATGGTAAAAAGTTTTCTTTCAAACTCTTTTGCAGTACCATTCATAATTGCCATAGATAAAATAAGTACCATAACACCTATAGCAACTCCAATAAATGCTAAAATAGCACTTATTGAGATAAATGGATTTTTTTTATCAAATCTTAGATATTTTTTTACAATAAAATTAACTAACTGCTTATTCAAATTAGTTTCCTGCAACTAA
Proteins encoded in this window:
- a CDS encoding c-type cytochrome produces the protein MKKIVLATTILTACFTFANPYANCVVCHGANGEKVALGKSKIIKDMTKEEFVASLKGYQDGTYGGAQKALMIPQVKGMDEATMKELADLIIK
- a CDS encoding malate dehydrogenase, with amino-acid sequence MNKKVIGIVGVGNVGSNLAFNIATNNLCDEVLLKDIREEFTEAMALDITQASLSSNNKTIVKACNNKEFKNCNIIVITAGIARKPNMSREDLLFTNAKIMNSILDDILPLNPNAIFIIVSNPLDAMVYSALKKSNLSRNKVFGMAGVLDSARFKYYISKKINFYYKKIDAIVIGSHSNSMVPLISQARIDDKRVIDILNKEDIQEILENTKNGGAKIVELLKTGSAYFAPAFSTYLMCKSILNDEKNIFSCSVKLEGEYGYNDIPLGTPVILGKEGIEKIIELDLNKKEKEELNKSIETIQSSINILK
- a CDS encoding NADP-dependent isocitrate dehydrogenase, translated to MAQIIYTKVDEAPALATYSFLPIIQAFTKSSGIEMVQKDISLAGRIIAAFPENLKPEQRIGDALSELGDMTQDPNANIIKLPNISASIPQLKAAISELQSKGYNVPNYDSSEEVSARYAKILGSAVNPVLREGNSDRRAPGAVKNYAKNNPHKMGEWKKDSKTDVIHMNENDFFGTEVSTTLNKEDNFKISFIGKDGQETVLKASLPLENGEVIDATKMSAKALQEFYQKGIDEAKKRDILLSLHLKATMMKVSDPIMFGFAVKVYFKDLIAKHGATFNKIGVNFNNGLGDLYSKLDQVDEALRAEILADIDAVYSKQPKLAMVNSAKGITNLHVPSDVIIDASMPAMIKGGGKMWNKEDKEEDTLAMIPDRCYATTYQVVIEDCKKNGALDPRTMGSVPNVGLMAKKAEEYGSHDKTFQAKADGKIVVTNNAGETVFSFDVDNGDIFRMCQTKDEPIKDWVKLAVNRARLSNTPAVFWLDKARGHDAQMIAKVEKYLKDYDLSGLEISIKAPDDAIQYSLDRMRKGLDTISVTGNVFRDYNTDLFPILELGTSAKMLSIVPLMNGGGLFETGAGGSAPKHVQQLQEENYLRWDSLGEFMALAASFDHLANTQNNKKAAVLAKTLDKATESFLLNDKSPARKVGSIDNRGSHFYLAMYWADELAKQNDDAELKAEFTPIAKAMNENEAQILKELTECQGKAVDTGGYYMFDDIKTSNIMRPSTTLNKIIG
- the mltG gene encoding endolytic transglycosylase MltG; amino-acid sequence: MTPNNNMEYNKNIKRKDDNNIKILMFFNTIYLFLIACIMVLYYLTLPVVSKKILYIPKGSTSNIISHLNKNGYEMNIIDEVILKASGYIQSGWIDIEQTRLTKIDFLIKLLTSKAALKTVTLIPGETSYFFLKKLADEFNLDEEKLTKIYNEHAYKLDGNILADTYSLPVGMSEEYLIFYLFSQTNRKYEEFSKKIFGIYDKNKWFNYITLASVIQKEAATRNEMPIVASVIHNRLKKGMHLQMDGTLNYGKYSNSVVTADRIRNDDSSYNTYKNKGLPKNPICAVSLDSIKAAIFPVKSNYLYFVRDNKTGLHKFAKTFEEHQINIQANIGVSKTYTKVNETPNDIDNEAIDIMKNDITNQKAPSIKDLFNSVN
- a CDS encoding AsmA-like C-terminal domain-containing protein; this encodes MDKKLIVTVEDIEYKSKKSKVKSSLEDIKNNIEMLPKILKYFQIIDISNLDIDGNKFKILFDNDNFIIDNKLITLNSKIDVSSKQVTFDISSLYLKDYEVLLKGKAVINYFDEELKYFGDIFYKNISTKTNIDITKSKLSFFTRSDYFENLHFLKPFLNLDNIANEWMYDNVVGEFKIDWLYGEFDLESQELILKSIQGDAHIKNAKIKFEQNLEEIITSNIKVNYKNDILNFDLISPKYKNKKLDNSFVQIKNLTNEEEGKVLVNIETKTTLDKDILDILKAYDISLPVLQKNGETKAKLFLDIPYSENLSMTTNGEFVVEKSDIFIEGFHFKTNSANVYLDNSQLYIDEASFLYEDMINANVNINLNLDTLKANGIVDINKIFIKNNKDEQILNIKDKTSEITMDFSKKIDIFLVDLKTNINYDKFIKIDFIDISKIYKYSDILKNNSIKNGNLSIKIEDNNKISLDGTISGFDLPIKKYNQNINALDIIGNIENNKVYITSKDDSIKLKIEDEISLYLDGYDIFYDTNNDQNVDISQSLHIYLKDTNLNINNDIYKIKDANIDIQKNLINFEAVMKELTLPIKKDDKEVENLTIIGKYQNGIVDLYADNMNLFLTIKDKKYSLKLDGYDIYFDTKDSEEFSTIEKMNIIGVNSKIVINNENKILADFYEIDLDKYRKFFYLEYEDSKMSFTQNKDKYIDIYIAKANEKFINSLFNKDIMSGGKLDFYANGIIDNLKGKMLIRESNIKNLSILSNIMFFLESSPALINPFLAIPSVFGLNQLGIYQVKDGVVEFEYNHAAKILDIKNLHTSGNGIDFEGEGVVNLSTNQINSKLKLIFMKGYSSIVEYIPLLNYILLGNDNRVETQINISGDLNSPTINTNLLKDGFNAPVNIFKRIFTSPSNLINNFNNKKE
- a CDS encoding ABC transporter permease — its product is MNKQLVNFIVKKYLRFDKKNPFISISAILAFIGVAIGVMVLILSMAIMNGTAKEFERKLFTMNYPLTIYAKTANSVNEDLLTELQNEFKDLKFSAFISTQAIIQNGNNMSGGMIFGVNAQNEAAINPIFKEALNDFELNKFDLITGMGISDKLLLSNDSKVTLYFTELNPAGFSLMPKMKRFNYLTSFSSGLSAYDKAYMYTSLEALQTLLQKDANIYDGIHIHSNNAFSDIEKLRIFLQDKNVGVVGWWQQNGNFFAAMKMEKTALFIVLMLIILVASLNIISSLLMTVMSRRKEIALLLSMGATTKEIKSIFLRVGTIIGFSGIITGIILGFIGYFLLDTFDIVSLPADVYGSAKLPLDLAMSDFISIVIGAVVIVLLSSFYPASRATKIDVIDVLRNE